In a genomic window of Patagioenas fasciata isolate bPatFas1 chromosome 39, bPatFas1.hap1, whole genome shotgun sequence:
- the KAT5 gene encoding histone acetyltransferase KAT5 isoform X1 gives MAEVGEVSEGCRLPVLRRNQDNEDEWPLAEILSVKDISGRKLFYVHYIDFNKRLDEWVTQERLDLQRVQGPRREPRTPGKNGGSRPGSPDRDTRKSQDVATTLSPPGPPPVSPPGPAPVSPGPPPGTGTLVPLHVTLRWHLPTKRKVEVVSPATPVPTPSETSPAALFPQNGSARRAAAAQPGRKRKSACLGTDEDSQDSSDGAPSAPRMTGSLVSDRSHDDIVTRMKNIECIELGRHRLKPWYFSPYPQELTALPVLYLCEFCLKYGHSLRCLQRHLTKCDLRHPPGNEIYRKGTISFFEIDGRKNKSYSQNLCLLAKCFLDHKTLYYDTDPFLFYVMTEYDSKGFHIVGYFSKEKESTEDYNVACILTLPPYQRRGYGKLLIEFSYELSKVEGKTGTPEKPLSDLGLLSYRSYWSQTILEILMGLKAEGGERPQITINEISEITSIKKEDVISTLQYLNLINYYKGQYILTLSEDIVEGHERAMLKRVLRIDAKCLHFTPKDWSKRGKW, from the exons ATGGCGGAGGTG GGGGAGGTGTCCGAGGGCTGCCGCCTGCCCGTGCTGCGCCGTAACCAAGACAACGAGGATGAGTGGC CGCTGGCCGAGATCCTGAGTGTGAAGGACATCAGCGGCAGGAAGCTGTTCTACGTGCACTACATCGACT tcAACAAGCGGCTGGACGAGTGGGTGACGCAGGAGCGGTTGGACCTGCAGCGGGTGCAGGGGCCCCGCAGGGAACCCCGCACCCCCGGCAAGAACGGGGGGTCCCGGCCCGGCTCCCCCGACAGGGACACG AGGAAGAGCCAGGATGTGGCCACGACTCTGTCACCTCCGGGGCCACCACCGGTGTCACCTCCCGGGCCAGCGCCGGTGTCACCGGGGCCACCGCCGGGGACGGGGACGCTGGTGCCGCTTCACGTCACCCTGCGCTGGCACCTGCCCACG AAGCGCAAGGTGGAGGTCGTGTCACCcgccacccctgtccccacccccagCGAGACGTCCCCGGCTGCCCTGTTCCCACAG AACGGCTCAGCGCGCCGGGCAGCGGCTGCACAACCGGGACGGAAACGGAAATCGGCCTGTTTGGGGACAGatgag GACTCGCAGGACTCGTCGGACGGGGCCCCCTCGGCCCCCCGCATGACGGGGAGCCTGGTTTCGGACCGGAGCCACGACGACATCGTCACGCGCATGAAGAACATCGAGTGCATCGAGCTGGGCCGCCACCGCCTCAAGCCCTGGTACTTCTCCCCATACCCCCAGGAGCTGACAGCGCTGCCCGTGCTCTACCTCTGCGAGTTCTGCCTCAAGTACGGCCACAGCTTGAGGTGTCTGCAGCGGCACCTG ACCAAGTGCGATTTGCGCCACCCCCCCGGAAACGAGATTTATCGCAAGGGCACCATCTCCTTCTTCGAGATCGACGGCCGCAAGAACAAG AGCTACTCCCAGAACCTCTGCCTCCTGGCCAAGTGCTTCCTGGACCACAAGACCCTGTACTACGACACCGACCCCTTCCTGTTCTACGTCATGACCGAGTACGACAGCAAAGGCTTCCACATCGTCGGCTACTTCTCCAAG GAGAAGGAGTCGACGGAGGATTACAACGTGGCGTGTATCCTGACACTGCCCCCATACCAGCGCCGCGGCTACGGGAAACTCCTCATCGAGTTCA GCTACGAGCTGTCCAAGGTGGAGGGCAAAACGGGGACCCCCGAGAAGCCGCTGTCGGACCTGGGGTTGCTGAGCTACCGCAGCTACTGGTCCCAAACCATCCTGGAGATCCTCATGGGGCTCAAGGCCGAGGGGGGGGAGCGGCCCCAGATCACCATCAA CGAGATCAGCGAGATCACGAGTATCAAGAAGGAGGACGTGATATCCACCCTGCAGTACCTCAACCTCATCAACTACTACAAG GGCCAGTACATCCTGACGCTGTCCGAGGACATCGTCGAGGGCCACGAGCGCGCCATGCTCAAGCGCGTCCTGCGCATCGACGCCAAGTGTCTGCACTTCACCCCCAAGGACTGGAGCAAACGGGGCAAGTGGTGA
- the RNASEH2C gene encoding ribonuclease H2 subunit C: protein MVPAGPAPQSDNSHHSPRLPAPFRRRACVTSGVSSMAGGTRIRSGAPGLPRLRLQMLPCRIQFNGAAPVDKFMGEPVEENGDLWASFRGRRLGGRELLLPHGFQGLVLQAGGDPQEPWVTVTGTFDRVMDWGADTVPSPNMGLALALQWGPVAVGIHAPVTDDDEEAEP, encoded by the exons atggtccctgcaggccccgccccccagAGCGACAATTCGCATCACAGCCCCCGTCTCCCCGCCCCTTTCCGGCGACGTGCGTGCGTCACTTCCGGCGTGAGCAGCATGGCGGGCGGGACGCGGATCCGCTCGGGGGCTCCGGGGCTCCCGCGGCTGCGGCTGCAGATGCTGCCGTGCCG GATCCAGTTCAATGGGGCTGCGCCTGTGGACAAGTTCATGGGGGAACCAGTGGAGGAGAACGGGG ATCTCTGGGCCTCGTTCCGGGGGCGGCGCTTGGGGggccgggagctgctgctgcctcatGGATTCCAGGGGCTGGTGCTGCAGGCGGGGGGCGACCCCCAG gagCCGTGGGTCACGGTGACGGGGACGTTCGACCGCGTCATGGACTGGGGGGCGGACACCGTCCCCTCTCCCAACATGGGGCTGGCGCTGGCGCTGCAGTGGGGCCCGGTCGCTGTGGGG ATTCACGCCCCAGTTACTGATGATGACGAGGAGGCGGAGCCTTGA
- the KAT5 gene encoding histone acetyltransferase KAT5 isoform X2: MAEVGEVSEGCRLPVLRRNQDNEDEWPLAEILSVKDISGRKLFYVHYIDFNKRLDEWVTQERLDLQRVQGPRREPRTPGKNGGSRPGSPDRDTKRKVEVVSPATPVPTPSETSPAALFPQNGSARRAAAAQPGRKRKSACLGTDEDSQDSSDGAPSAPRMTGSLVSDRSHDDIVTRMKNIECIELGRHRLKPWYFSPYPQELTALPVLYLCEFCLKYGHSLRCLQRHLTKCDLRHPPGNEIYRKGTISFFEIDGRKNKSYSQNLCLLAKCFLDHKTLYYDTDPFLFYVMTEYDSKGFHIVGYFSKEKESTEDYNVACILTLPPYQRRGYGKLLIEFSYELSKVEGKTGTPEKPLSDLGLLSYRSYWSQTILEILMGLKAEGGERPQITINEISEITSIKKEDVISTLQYLNLINYYKGQYILTLSEDIVEGHERAMLKRVLRIDAKCLHFTPKDWSKRGKW; this comes from the exons ATGGCGGAGGTG GGGGAGGTGTCCGAGGGCTGCCGCCTGCCCGTGCTGCGCCGTAACCAAGACAACGAGGATGAGTGGC CGCTGGCCGAGATCCTGAGTGTGAAGGACATCAGCGGCAGGAAGCTGTTCTACGTGCACTACATCGACT tcAACAAGCGGCTGGACGAGTGGGTGACGCAGGAGCGGTTGGACCTGCAGCGGGTGCAGGGGCCCCGCAGGGAACCCCGCACCCCCGGCAAGAACGGGGGGTCCCGGCCCGGCTCCCCCGACAGGGACACG AAGCGCAAGGTGGAGGTCGTGTCACCcgccacccctgtccccacccccagCGAGACGTCCCCGGCTGCCCTGTTCCCACAG AACGGCTCAGCGCGCCGGGCAGCGGCTGCACAACCGGGACGGAAACGGAAATCGGCCTGTTTGGGGACAGatgag GACTCGCAGGACTCGTCGGACGGGGCCCCCTCGGCCCCCCGCATGACGGGGAGCCTGGTTTCGGACCGGAGCCACGACGACATCGTCACGCGCATGAAGAACATCGAGTGCATCGAGCTGGGCCGCCACCGCCTCAAGCCCTGGTACTTCTCCCCATACCCCCAGGAGCTGACAGCGCTGCCCGTGCTCTACCTCTGCGAGTTCTGCCTCAAGTACGGCCACAGCTTGAGGTGTCTGCAGCGGCACCTG ACCAAGTGCGATTTGCGCCACCCCCCCGGAAACGAGATTTATCGCAAGGGCACCATCTCCTTCTTCGAGATCGACGGCCGCAAGAACAAG AGCTACTCCCAGAACCTCTGCCTCCTGGCCAAGTGCTTCCTGGACCACAAGACCCTGTACTACGACACCGACCCCTTCCTGTTCTACGTCATGACCGAGTACGACAGCAAAGGCTTCCACATCGTCGGCTACTTCTCCAAG GAGAAGGAGTCGACGGAGGATTACAACGTGGCGTGTATCCTGACACTGCCCCCATACCAGCGCCGCGGCTACGGGAAACTCCTCATCGAGTTCA GCTACGAGCTGTCCAAGGTGGAGGGCAAAACGGGGACCCCCGAGAAGCCGCTGTCGGACCTGGGGTTGCTGAGCTACCGCAGCTACTGGTCCCAAACCATCCTGGAGATCCTCATGGGGCTCAAGGCCGAGGGGGGGGAGCGGCCCCAGATCACCATCAA CGAGATCAGCGAGATCACGAGTATCAAGAAGGAGGACGTGATATCCACCCTGCAGTACCTCAACCTCATCAACTACTACAAG GGCCAGTACATCCTGACGCTGTCCGAGGACATCGTCGAGGGCCACGAGCGCGCCATGCTCAAGCGCGTCCTGCGCATCGACGCCAAGTGTCTGCACTTCACCCCCAAGGACTGGAGCAAACGGGGCAAGTGGTGA